One segment of Pseudomonadota bacterium DNA contains the following:
- a CDS encoding helicase, whose protein sequence is MDEVNYQEFIESKSKTNSVDGIEVKYINKILFEYQADLVRWSLRKGRSALFADTGLGKTLMQAEWAKHVSRFGRVLILAPLAVAEQTVRESKEKLDIHITYCRKDEGHLITITNYEMLEHFNPKDFVGVVLDESSILKSYSGRTRNALIEAFQITPYRLACTATPSPNDYTELGNHSEFLGVKTRTEMLAEYFVHDMDNTQDWRLKGHAVKPFWRWVASWGAMLKRPSDLGYSDEGFNLPALNIHTRIIEVDHRDFWKEGFLFAPDVKTLSDQRATRKATADQRVKIAAEIANQKGTCLVWCELNDEADAVENAIKDSVQVKGSDSLDEKKERLLGFTNGDIRVLVSKVSICGFGMNWQKCNRMIFMGASHSYEQTYQAIRRCWRFGQKKPVDVYVICAETETAIMENFKRKEADATHMAEEMVGMVKEQLMQEIRGSSKEWNDYQPKVEMFIPEWIGVDA, encoded by the coding sequence ATGGATGAAGTGAACTACCAAGAATTTATTGAATCCAAAAGCAAGACTAACTCCGTTGATGGAATAGAAGTGAAGTACATAAATAAAATTCTATTTGAATATCAGGCTGACTTGGTTCGTTGGTCTTTGAGGAAGGGACGTTCTGCTTTGTTTGCCGATACCGGACTTGGAAAGACACTTATGCAGGCCGAATGGGCAAAACACGTTTCCAGGTTTGGTCGAGTTTTGATTTTGGCTCCGTTGGCGGTGGCAGAGCAGACCGTAAGGGAATCAAAAGAAAAACTAGATATTCACATCACATACTGCCGAAAGGATGAAGGCCACTTAATAACAATTACGAACTATGAAATGCTTGAACACTTCAACCCGAAGGATTTTGTTGGGGTGGTTTTGGATGAGTCCTCGATCCTAAAATCATATTCGGGTAGAACAAGAAATGCGCTCATCGAGGCGTTTCAAATTACCCCTTATCGTTTGGCGTGTACGGCAACGCCATCACCCAACGATTATACGGAGCTTGGTAACCACTCAGAATTTTTGGGCGTGAAAACAAGAACCGAAATGCTGGCGGAATACTTCGTACATGACATGGATAACACCCAAGACTGGCGTTTAAAAGGTCATGCGGTGAAACCGTTCTGGCGTTGGGTGGCTTCTTGGGGTGCCATGTTGAAGCGTCCTTCCGACCTTGGTTATTCCGATGAAGGATTTAATCTTCCCGCATTGAACATCCACACTCGAATTATCGAAGTGGATCATCGGGATTTTTGGAAAGAGGGTTTTCTTTTTGCTCCTGACGTTAAAACACTATCGGACCAAAGGGCGACACGCAAGGCCACGGCGGATCAGCGCGTGAAAATAGCCGCTGAAATTGCCAACCAGAAAGGGACGTGCTTGGTTTGGTGTGAATTGAATGATGAGGCCGACGCCGTAGAAAATGCCATTAAGGACTCTGTTCAGGTCAAGGGTTCGGATTCGCTGGACGAAAAGAAAGAGCGCTTACTTGGTTTCACCAACGGGGATATTCGTGTGTTGGTTTCCAAGGTTTCGATTTGCGGTTTTGGCATGAACTGGCAGAAGTGCAACCGAATGATTTTCATGGGTGCATCCCACAGCTACGAACAGACCTACCAAGCTATACGTCGTTGCTGGAGGTTTGGGCAAAAGAAACCCGTGGATGTTTATGTTATCTGCGCCGAAACGGAAACGGCCATCATGGAAAATTTCAAACGAAAGGAAGCCGACGCAACGCACATGGCCGAGGAAATGGTGGGCATGGTTAAAGAGCAGTTGATGCAAGAGATTCGAGGATCATCAAAAGAGTGGAACGACTACCAGCCAAAAGTCGAAATGTTTATTCCTGAATGGATTGGGGTGGACGCATGA